In the genome of Candidatus Hydrogenedentota bacterium, one region contains:
- a CDS encoding WbqC family protein, whose product MVVGIHQLHYLPWLRYFHKIACSEVFVVLDNIQYNKNGYQNRNRIKTPQGPLMLSVPVYDRFAQSLDAVRIDNKRNWAAKHWRSIEQNYRRAPHFDSLAPALREFYLQPWETLNALNRAMLPFFLDALGITTPIRYSSEMDAPGEATTRLVNLIHAAGGSAYLTGAYALDAYLDAEELAAAGIALEIQAWKSVEYPQAHGPFVPDLSILDLLMHCGPQSRSVLLGQPLDTP is encoded by the coding sequence GTGGTGGTTGGGATTCATCAGCTTCACTACTTGCCGTGGCTGCGCTATTTTCACAAGATAGCGTGTTCAGAGGTTTTCGTGGTGCTGGACAATATTCAGTACAACAAGAACGGCTACCAGAACCGGAATCGCATCAAGACGCCCCAGGGTCCGCTTATGCTCTCAGTTCCGGTCTATGATCGCTTTGCCCAATCGCTGGATGCGGTACGGATCGACAACAAGCGCAACTGGGCTGCGAAGCACTGGCGGAGCATCGAGCAGAATTATCGGCGCGCGCCGCACTTTGATTCCCTTGCTCCGGCGCTCAGGGAATTCTATCTTCAACCCTGGGAAACCCTGAACGCCCTGAACCGGGCCATGCTGCCTTTCTTTCTGGATGCCCTCGGAATTACAACGCCGATCCGGTATTCCTCGGAGATGGATGCGCCGGGCGAAGCAACCACGCGCCTCGTGAACTTGATCCACGCAGCCGGTGGCTCGGCCTACCTGACGGGAGCCTATGCCCTCGACGCCTACCTCGATGCGGAGGAACTGGCCGCCGCCGGCATCGCGCTGGAGATCCAGGCGTGGAAATCGGTGGAATATCCTCAGGCCCACGGCCCCTTCGTTCCCGATCTTTCCATCCTGGACTTGCTGATGCATTGCGGACCTCAATCACGGAGCGTGCTTCTTGGACAGCCCCTCGATACCCCATAG
- a CDS encoding DegT/DnrJ/EryC1/StrS family aminotransferase, with translation MDSPSIPHSRPTIGPEERAAVDRVLRSGNLAQGREVAAFEDECAAVVGRKHGVAVNSGTAALHLALIGMGVSSGDTVAMPSYACAALAQAVAWQGATPVLCDIGADNNIDPERVPDSVMGVIVPHLFGAKARLPKNPSVIEDLAHSIGGPTGNASILAIASFYATKMMTTGEGGMLLTDDEGLAELARDLRDYDHRDDFQVRRAYKMTDFQAAMGRVQLRRLPAFVARRAEIAAQYHAGLAGLPLERPRLEDSVHFRYVIATPERDALEAWLAGRGVGACRPVYRPAHHTLGGDYPRSERAHGENLSLPIYPGLTTAEASFVIKSLVAFHGAQGGR, from the coding sequence TTGGACAGCCCCTCGATACCCCATAGCCGACCCACCATCGGACCCGAAGAGCGGGCCGCCGTGGATCGCGTGCTGCGGAGCGGCAATCTGGCCCAGGGCCGGGAAGTGGCCGCGTTTGAAGACGAATGTGCGGCGGTGGTTGGCCGAAAACACGGTGTGGCCGTGAACAGCGGCACGGCGGCGCTCCATCTGGCGCTCATCGGGATGGGGGTGTCGTCGGGTGATACCGTGGCCATGCCCTCCTATGCCTGCGCGGCCCTGGCCCAGGCGGTGGCCTGGCAGGGCGCCACGCCGGTGCTTTGCGACATCGGCGCGGACAACAATATTGATCCGGAGCGGGTACCCGATTCGGTCATGGGGGTGATTGTGCCCCACCTCTTTGGTGCGAAGGCTCGGCTGCCAAAGAATCCTTCCGTGATTGAGGATTTGGCCCATTCCATCGGCGGCCCCACGGGCAACGCATCCATCTTGGCGATTGCGTCGTTTTACGCCACCAAAATGATGACCACGGGCGAGGGCGGCATGCTCCTGACGGACGATGAAGGGCTGGCGGAGCTGGCCCGGGATCTGCGCGACTACGACCACCGGGATGATTTTCAGGTACGCCGCGCCTATAAGATGACCGACTTTCAGGCGGCCATGGGTCGAGTTCAGTTGCGGCGGCTGCCGGCCTTTGTCGCGCGGCGCGCCGAGATTGCCGCGCAGTACCATGCGGGCCTGGCGGGCCTGCCCCTCGAACGTCCCCGCCTGGAGGACAGCGTGCATTTTCGCTATGTCATCGCCACCCCCGAGCGCGATGCGCTGGAAGCGTGGCTGGCCGGGCGCGGGGTGGGCGCCTGTCGCCCCGTGTATCGTCCGGCGCACCACACGCTGGGGGGGGACTATCCCCGTTCGGAGCGTGCGCATGGGGAGAATCTTTCGTTGCCTATCTATCCGGGGCTGACTACCGCCGAAGCGTCATTTGTGATAAAATCCCTTGTAGCGTTCCATGGAGCGCAGGGCGGGCGTTGA
- a CDS encoding undecaprenyl/decaprenyl-phosphate alpha-N-acetylglucosaminyl 1-phosphate transferase translates to MLLTELEYWPRTYLLVGTTAFLIAALAMPLGILVFRKLGMMDPPSPNKIHKTPVPRGGGIFIFCAFAAAVLLPGYRSDGMNGILLGAFICLVVGALDDYIGGIPGFYKLITLVAATLILSQFDVRINLFQNAFLDVAATILWIVGVTSAFNGTDNMDGLASGLAFIVAGMFFAIAVQTYIEAGRETSLSWFGMLAVGLMGANLGFLIFNSNPARIFMGDSGSFFLGFTLAALGVMGEWTENRIIASTIPVLILGVPLFDFAYIIIARIIKGETRTFRSVIDHCAPDHLSHRLVWFGFTQRQAVFFIYLIAITLGISGILLRNTTSILDSQLALFQGFAIVSIILILMALAARRHAATLEAHEAAYEGLARRLEATTGAKDGEDIPKGGG, encoded by the coding sequence ATGTTGCTGACCGAACTCGAGTACTGGCCGCGTACCTATCTTCTGGTGGGTACGACGGCTTTTCTGATCGCCGCGCTGGCGATGCCGCTGGGCATCCTGGTGTTCCGCAAGCTCGGAATGATGGATCCCCCTTCTCCCAACAAGATACACAAGACACCCGTGCCCCGGGGCGGCGGCATCTTTATTTTCTGCGCCTTTGCGGCGGCCGTGCTGCTGCCGGGTTACCGGAGCGACGGGATGAACGGCATCCTGCTGGGGGCCTTCATCTGTCTCGTCGTGGGGGCGCTGGACGACTATATCGGTGGAATTCCGGGCTTTTACAAGCTCATAACTTTGGTGGCGGCCACGTTGATTCTCTCTCAGTTCGACGTCCGCATTAATCTGTTCCAGAACGCTTTTCTGGACGTGGCCGCCACCATTCTCTGGATTGTGGGCGTGACGAGCGCCTTCAACGGTACCGACAACATGGACGGGCTGGCCTCGGGCCTCGCGTTCATCGTCGCGGGCATGTTCTTCGCCATTGCGGTGCAGACCTACATCGAGGCGGGCCGGGAGACGAGCCTCTCCTGGTTCGGCATGCTGGCGGTGGGCCTCATGGGGGCAAACCTGGGCTTTCTGATATTCAACAGCAACCCCGCGCGAATTTTCATGGGCGATTCGGGCAGTTTCTTTCTCGGTTTTACCCTGGCGGCTCTTGGCGTCATGGGCGAGTGGACGGAGAACCGGATCATCGCTTCCACCATTCCCGTGCTGATCCTCGGTGTGCCACTCTTTGATTTCGCCTACATCATCATCGCCCGGATCATCAAGGGGGAGACGCGGACCTTTCGCTCGGTGATCGATCATTGCGCGCCCGACCACCTCTCCCACCGGCTGGTGTGGTTCGGCTTCACCCAGCGCCAGGCGGTCTTCTTCATTTACCTCATCGCCATTACCCTGGGGATCAGCGGTATCCTGCTGCGCAACACCACGAGTATTCTGGATAGCCAACTGGCCCTGTTTCAGGGCTTTGCAATCGTGTCCATCATCCTGATTCTCATGGCCCTCGCGGCACGGCGCCATGCGGCCACGCTGGAGGCCCATGAGGCGGCCTACGAAGGCCTGGCGCGCCGACTGGAGGCGACCACGGGTGCGAAGGACGGCGAGGATATCCCGAAGGGCGGGGGCTGA
- a CDS encoding prepilin-type N-terminal cleavage/methylation domain-containing protein, with the protein MKKSNKGFTLIELMIVVAIIAIIAAIAIPNLLRSRMQSNESSAIGNLRTIVGSEVAYHAANYEYTADFADLTGATPSFLDGNWAGTKSGYNYVLGGDTNNFTANANAAVYGTTGGKGFFTDSSGVIRYADGADADASSDPIGE; encoded by the coding sequence ATGAAAAAGTCTAACAAGGGTTTCACGCTGATTGAATTGATGATCGTGGTTGCCATTATCGCCATCATCGCCGCTATCGCCATCCCCAACCTGCTCCGCTCGCGCATGCAGTCCAACGAATCCAGCGCCATCGGCAACCTGCGCACCATCGTGGGTTCCGAAGTGGCCTACCATGCCGCGAACTATGAGTACACGGCGGACTTCGCGGACCTCACCGGCGCGACCCCCTCGTTCCTCGACGGTAACTGGGCCGGCACGAAGAGCGGCTACAACTACGTTCTCGGCGGCGACACGAACAACTTCACCGCCAACGCCAACGCGGCCGTATACGGCACGACGGGCGGTAAGGGCTTCTTCACCGACTCCAGCGGTGTTATCCGCTACGCCGACGGCGCCGACGCCGACGCCTCCAGCGACCCGATTGGTGAATAA
- a CDS encoding prepilin-type N-terminal cleavage/methylation domain-containing protein yields MQRKDGFTLIEWMMVVAIIAIIAAIAIPNLLRSRIQANEAAAVSDLRTICAGQIACATARRTFGDFAMLVAETDGEGTAFLDDSWFEGRVKAGYSFNMAVVSPDDFTCFADPVSVGVTGRRFFRVDGSGIVRYNSVGRPAADAPGLNSGE; encoded by the coding sequence TTGCAGAGGAAGGACGGCTTTACCCTCATCGAATGGATGATGGTTGTGGCCATCATTGCCATCATCGCGGCTATCGCCATTCCCAATTTGCTCCGCTCCCGCATTCAGGCCAACGAGGCCGCCGCCGTAAGCGATTTGCGAACGATTTGCGCGGGGCAGATTGCCTGTGCCACCGCCCGCAGGACCTTTGGCGACTTCGCCATGCTGGTGGCGGAGACCGACGGCGAGGGGACGGCCTTTCTGGATGACTCGTGGTTTGAGGGCCGGGTCAAGGCGGGCTACAGCTTCAATATGGCGGTGGTGTCGCCGGATGACTTCACCTGCTTCGCGGACCCGGTCAGCGTCGGGGTTACCGGGCGGCGCTTCTTTCGCGTGGACGGATCGGGCATTGTTCGTTACAACTCGGTGGGACGTCCCGCCGCCGATGCGCCGGGACTGAACAGCGGGGAATAG
- a CDS encoding PIN domain-containing protein, translating into MKVLVDTCVWSLVLRRPAGSKDPAAKALRQLILENRALIMGPIRQELLSGMTDRVHFERLVLVLHGFSDLSLEGSDYIKAAQFSNTCRAKGVQGSGTDFLLCAASVRHEVSILTTDKDFQHYAKLLPIRLFNPGVM; encoded by the coding sequence GTGAAAGTGCTGGTGGACACGTGTGTCTGGTCGCTCGTGCTGCGACGACCTGCCGGTTCAAAGGATCCAGCGGCGAAGGCCTTGAGGCAACTGATATTGGAAAATCGGGCCCTCATCATGGGACCCATCCGTCAGGAACTCCTATCGGGTATGACGGATCGGGTCCATTTTGAAAGACTGGTCCTTGTCCTGCACGGGTTTTCCGATCTGTCCTTGGAGGGTTCCGACTACATCAAAGCTGCGCAATTCTCTAATACCTGCCGAGCAAAGGGTGTTCAGGGATCTGGAACGGATTTTCTATTGTGCGCCGCTTCCGTCCGTCACGAAGTTTCGATTCTCACGACGGACAAAGACTTCCAGCACTACGCAAAGCTCCTACCCATCCGCCTGTTTAATCCCGGCGTGATGTGA
- a CDS encoding type II toxin-antitoxin system VapB family antitoxin: MATNLQLDDELIDKAVKLGAHKTKREAVTKALEDYVGYLERIEIINHFGTFDFDPNYDYKKERSRR, encoded by the coding sequence ATGGCAACAAACCTACAACTCGACGACGAATTAATCGATAAAGCGGTGAAGCTTGGCGCGCACAAGACCAAGAGGGAAGCAGTCACTAAGGCGCTGGAAGACTATGTGGGTTACCTCGAGCGTATCGAGATTATCAATCACTTTGGCACCTTCGACTTTGACCCCAACTATGATTACAAGAAAGAGCGCAGCAGGCGGTGA